A single window of Cheilinus undulatus linkage group 12, ASM1832078v1, whole genome shotgun sequence DNA harbors:
- the pcolcea gene encoding procollagen C-endopeptidase enhancer a, whose amino-acid sequence MMHVGSIWGLSLFLCLVLGWTKAQQSNFTRPVFHCGGDLVADSGFIGSEGFPSFYKPNSKCSWRITVPEGNVVMLSFRIFDLEADSQCRYDYLDVYNGHSNLVQKLGRFCGTFRPGALISTTNTMMLEMGTDGETQGRGFVAYFSGAKPYVDDQQFCGGKTTKSQGEIKTPNWPDKKYPPGTSCSWLITVEPDMVIQVKFDKFVLEADTYCRFDYVAFFNGGEADDARLIGKYCGDETPQPIITSGNVLLVQFVSDLSVTSDGFLAFYNSVPQGSEIPTTNAGAGTRSIPLVPAVKPAAPRRTTTVAPPPPAPTERPRPVKPTRGRGQGTTGQDRRVPVTRPNGKRPVHQNPLCARACRRDGTIKTSFCASEFVITGKVSSMSPGPRGTLSLNISLIKAYKAGRLTITQVGQTMSVKLVSQCKKCPLLRRGGNYIIMGQVDADGRGTLAPGAFTAPYKAPHDKLLVNINNQPC is encoded by the exons ATGATGCATGTGGGCAGCATCTGGGGTCTCTCCTTATTCCTGTGTCTGGTTTTAGGATGGACGAAGGCTCAGCAGAGCAACTTCACCAG GCCTGTATTCCACTGTGGAGGAGACCTGGTCGCAGACTCAGGCTTTATTGGCAGTGAGGGGTTCCCAAGCTTCTACAAACCTAACAGCAAATGCAGCTGGCGTATCACT GTCCCAGAGGGGAACGTGGTCATGCTCTCTTTCCGTATCTTTGACCTGGAGGCTGACTCACAGTGCCGCTACGACTATCTAGATGTGTACAACGGCCATTCCAACTTGGTGCAAAAACTAGGTCGCTTTTGTGGAACTTTCCGGCCTGGCGCTCTCATTTCAACCACAAACACTATGATGTTGGAGATGGGGACTGACGGGGAGACACAGGGCAGGGGCTTTGTGGCATACTTCAGTGGAGCCAAACCATACGTAGATG ATCAACAGTTCTGTGGGGGGAAGACAACAAAGTCCCAGGGAGAGATCAAGACCCCAAACTGGCCTGATAAGAAGTATCCACCTGGGACCAGCTGCTCCTGGCTCATCACTGTGGAGCCTGATATG GTGATCCAGGTAAAGTTTGATAAGTTCGTGTTGGAGGCTGACACCTATTGCCGCTTTGACTACGTGGCTTTCTTTAACGGTGGAGAGGCAGATGATGCACGCTTGATTGGGAAATACTGCGGCGATGAAACCCCTCA GCCCATTATCACCAGTGGTAACGTGCTGCTGGTCCAGTTTGTGTCCGACCTCAGCGTGACATCAGACGGGTTCCTGGCTTTCTACAACAGCGTCCCACAAGGTTCTGAGATACCTACAACCAACGCAGGAGCCGGTACAAGGTCGATCCCTCTGGTTCCAGCAGTCAAGCCTGCTGCACCTAGGCGCACCACTACTGTGGCACCACCACCACCCGCCCCCACAGAGAGACCCAGACCAGTGAAGCCCACCAGAGGTCGAGGACAGGGAACCACAGGCCAGGACAGAAGGGTGCCAGTCACAAGGCCCAATGGAAAGAGGCCAG TCCACCAGAATCCTCTGTGTGCTAGAGCCTGTAGGAGAGATGGAACCATCAAGACCAGTTTCTGCGCCAGTGAATTTG tgattaCCGGAAAGGTGTCCTCCATGAGCCCTGGACCTCGAGGAACTCTAAGTCTCAACATCTCCCTGATTAAAGCCTACAAGGCCGGCCGCCTCACCATCACTCAGGTCGGACAGACCATGTCAGTGAAGCTGGTGTCACAGTGCAAGAAGTGCCCGCTGCTCCGCAGAG GTGGAAACTATATCATCATGGGTCAAGTGGATGCGGACGGACGTGGTACTCTGGCTCCTGGTGCATTCACAGCTCCATACAAAGCTCCACATGACAAACTATTAGTGAACATCAACAACCAGCCCTGCTAA